From the genome of Phalacrocorax carbo chromosome 5, bPhaCar2.1, whole genome shotgun sequence:
AGCATGAAAGTGGGCGCGTCAGCACCAAGTTCGACTttgtccccagccctgggaaCCATTTTATCTGGtaagggagggcaggggaaagCAGTCTGGGGGCTGACCTTCATTTTAGCAAGTAAACTCCAACTTGGAGGGCCCgtggaagcagcagagaggatCCTGCCTGCTTCTTGGGTCTGGATTAGGGCAGGAGATTGAGGGCAGCAAGAGGAGACTATTCACTGGTGAGAAGTGTTTTCTGTACTGAAGATGAGTGTTTTCCTTGACACACAACCCAAGCTGGGCTCAGCTGAGTGGTGCTGGACCACCGTCCCCCAACCCTGTCTTCCTGCCCAGGTATCGCAGGAAGTGGATTCGCATCGAGCGCAACCGGGAGAAGCAGATGATTGACCTGCACACGGGGACCCCCTGGGAGTCCATCACCTTCACTGCACTGGGCACCAACAGGGAGATATTCTTTAGTATCCTCCAGGAAGGTCTGTAGTGGAGCAGCGTGTGGCCCTGCTGGGAACAGCCTGCTCCCTGGAGACGCCCAGGGCTTTATGGGAGATCCTTTTCCCTGCCAGCTGTCCCCTGTGCCTCTCTTCGCAGCCCGGGAgctggcactgcagcagcaggaggggaggacGATCATGTACACGGCCATGGGAGCAGAGTGGCGGCAGTTTGGCTtcccccgccggcggcggcctCTCAGCTCAGTGGTGCTGGAGGAAGGTGTGTCGGAGAGGCTGGTCCAGGACGTGAAGGAGTTCATCGACAACCCCAAGTGGTACAGCGAGAGAGGCAAGGCTCTGGCGTGGTGTCCTCTGTACTGTGCCCAGTGTGGCTCCTTACCCACCCACAGCCACTGCTGTGGGGCACCACCTTGGGCACATCCCACAAATGAGCAAGCCCAGGTGCTGAGGTCAAGCCTGGGTCTGCAAAGAGACAGTTCAATCCAATTCTGGAAACAGGATAAGCCACAGAGTTCATTGCTCCTGCGATGCTGCTGTGGGGTGAGGCAGGATGCTTGTGGCCCTCTCTGGAGACAGCTGCAGAGAAACTTTGtcctgctgcttgctttcctctgaTGTAGCCCCACAGCTCTGGGGAAGAGAGCTCAGAGCAACCTAGCTGGTTCCTAAAAGGACGCTGTCTTCCTAGGAATCCCCTACCGAAGAGGCTACCTGCTGTATGGTCCTCCCGGCTGTGGGAAGAGCAGCTTCATGTGAGTATTGCCAGCTGGATGACAGCAGTTttcctgccagctgcctgcGCTGGGGCACAGCAGTCTTGGTGAGAGGGCGTGGATGAGTTTGTGTTTGAAATGCAGGAGCGGGCTGTGCCTCCTGTGTGATGCCTGGTTCAGCAGTCACTGCTGGCACTGTGACAGGTCAGGGTGATGAGCCAGCCCTTCTCACCTTTGCTTTGCACAGCACTGCGTGGCACCAGTGGGCTGAGCGGGGGCTCCCGCCTGCCCCAATATCTGATCCCTGTGGGGGGAAGATGCTTCTGccctcttccctgctgctgggcagggagatCCAGttctccctctgctccaggcttcCTTGCTGTGATTCACCCCTGTGGTTTGTGtccttcccagcacagccctggctggggagctgcagtACAGTATCTGCCTGCTGAGCCTCAGCGACCACAGCCTCTCCGATGACCGGCTCAATCACCTCCTGAGCGTGGCACCACAGCAGAGCATCATCCTGCTGGAGGATGTGGATGCTGCCTTCATCAGCCGGGACCTTGCTGCTGAGAGTGAGGGGTGCCCCATTCCCGGGCCAGTGGTGGGAGGGAGGtttgctggctgtgctgggggctggtTTGGACTCTGGGATGTGCTGCCGCACCAGCAGAGACCAGGAGTGGGCAGCTCTGTGGGGCCTCAGGGCCCAAGGTGGACCTTGCCCGGTCTTGGCTAGACCATATAAGGGGAGATTTGGGTCCTTGATCCTCAGGCAAAGACACTTCTGCCCAGCTATTTTCAGAATAAGGGAGAGGTGGTCTTTCCCCCTCATTCTCTTTCTGGGTTCCCAGGGTGCGGCCAGGCAGGAGAGGTGAATGTGCTGCCAGccagggagaggcagagggtCAGCctcaggggaaggagagagcagggAGCTTGGCTTAAGCCTTGGGCAATAGGGAGGTGGCCCACAGGACTGCGCGGGGTGAGTGGCCGATTGACATGATCAGGATGCCTCTGTCCCCAGACCCAGCTCTGTACCAAGGCATGGGGCGCCTGACCTTCAGCGGCCTCCTCAACGCCCTGGATGGTGTGGCCTCCACGGAGGCCAGGATCGTCTTCATGACTACCAACTACGTGGACAGGTTAGAGCTGCCCTCTGGGAGGGAACAGGGAGAGCGGCATGGGAAAACCCTTTATGGAGGAAAAACCTTTATGGAGGGCTATTTGCATCCTCCAGCGTGAAGACTGGGGGGTTCAGGTTTCCTGAATCCTCCCTTGGGATGCAAATCCCTTGATTGTTAATCAGGATTCCCTTTGCTGGAGCCTCAGATGCTTCCTTGCTGTTCAGGCCATGGCTGTGCCCTTCAGGAGTGGTACCGGCTTCCTGCCTGTGGGGATCTGTGGATTTTGGGGTTGTGGCCATGCTGTGAGTGAAACACTGGCCCCTCATGCAGCATGTTGGGTTAGCAGGGTGCAGCCTGGCCTCATGGCACCTGGCCAGATGCTGCCCTGTGGCAGGCTTGTCTCACTCCAGACTGAGCTGGCCTGGAGGGTTCACAGGTTGCTCATGGGACAGAGATGGGCAGAGCTGTTTCCCAGGACAGACTTCTCCTCCAGAGCTAGCCCTTTCCCAGCTCTCATTTATTTTAGGTTGATTTTCCCTCTTCAACTCCCCAGGGACAAACCTCTTCCCCACCTTTACCATCCCACAGTGCAGAGCACCTTGCAGATAGGACACTGGTGGTGTTAGTATGGAGGGGGGGCTTCCTGCAGGACCCACCCTGCAGAGACACTTTGATTGGGTTTTCAAAGCACCCATGTCTCTCAACAGGCTGGATCCAGCCCTGGTGCGGCCCGGTCGTGTGGATCTCAAGCAGTACGTGGGCCATTGCTCCCACTGGCAGCTTGCCCGCATGTTCCAGCGCTTCTACCCCGAGCagcccccagctgcagccaAGCGGTTTGCGGAGCAGGCACTGGCGGTCTCTGAGCAGATCAGCGCTGCCCAAGTGCAGGGCCACTTCATGCTCTACAAGATGGACCCTGAAGGAGCCATTGCAAACATACGCTCCATCCTGCTGTGACCAGGGGCCAGCTTTCCCCTGCTACACTGCAAGGACTGGGACAAGGACTTGACCATCCTGGGGACGTCATTGAGCTGCCCAGCCACGCAGGCCAGGTCTCTGTTCATCTCTACCCCTCCAAGGCTATGGCTTTTCTTAAAGCAGGTGGAGAGTCAGAGctgccagccttgctgcagggagaggggatTAGCTCTTGCTACTCCCCAGACTTGGGTGCTATGGCCCCGGCCCCATTCACCAGCGTGTGCCTCCCGCTGGGATTGCTGTAAGCTGCCAAAGCTCCTGGAGGTGAATCCCCTTCCTCAGGAGGCAGCCTGGGGGTGCCCCAGAAGGGCATTCCCCCAGGGCAGGACATTGGGTGCTGCCCTGCCAAAGAGATGCTGGTCTTTGAAGGGAGAATGGTCTTCACTGGTTTTTGAATATCCTCTGTGAAGTGCACAACATGGCTCTTGACTCTCTGGTCCCTTTGTCTGTTAGTTATCCCACTATCCAGCTGCTGGTCCAGAACCCTCCTGACCAGGGCCTGGCAAGGCCAGTACAGCAAATTcagagcatttcagaaaaaaaacgGCTCCCAAGAGAGAGCTCATTGTCCCTCGGGCTGCAAGCTGGTGTCACAGTTCCTGCCCTGCTGGGCTGTGACACCAAGTTGCAGATCTGCTTGGACATGGCTCCTGGGAGGGCATGACTGTCCCTCCTGGCAGAGGAGATGTGGGGCCCTGCAGCTACTGCAGGCCTGCGCGTGGTGGCAGGTGAGAAGGTTTGGCTGGTTACAGAATATCACCTAAGAGCTTAATGTTAACCCCAATGTGAATTTCTGCAGCTAGGTCAGTCTGGTGCAAGGTGCAGAAATGCCTGTTGGAGGTGACAACTCTTTCCAGCAGCAGAGGGTCTGTGTGGCTGAAGGAGGGATTTGGCCAGTTGCTGGCAGTCTTGCTGACTCTCCCCTGTTGCTGGGCTTCCTTCCTGCCAGGAACAAAAGTCCTGGATGGGCTGGAAGAGCCACAAGTGCCTGAAATGCAATCAAGAAGTGGGCAGGTTCTGTGCCTCCTTCCCAACACCATGGAGCCAGGGGTCAGTGTGTGCGTGCTGACCCACAAAATGAGCCAGCCAGagcctctccccttcccagtcCTTGTTCCAGAGTCCTGAAATCAGCTTCAGGGGCTGCATCACCttgatggggctgggggagctggttCCAGGTTCCTCTTGGCTCTGCCCTGCGGGGCTAAGAGCAAAGCTGAGAGCATATGAGGACACAAAGGGGTCCGGCTGATGCCACCTGGCTGCATTTCAGCACAAACAGGCGTTGCTTTGGTCCAACCCCAGACTTGCACAAATGTTTTTGCAAATGAGGGGTTGATCCTGTGGCTGTGGGGGGTGGTCTCTAGTGCCTCAGGGTGGCTCCCAGAGCAGGGTGCTGGCCTTGGCATCTCAAACCCTGTGCTCGGCAGCCGGGCAAAGGTTGGCTGCTGGGATCCAGCCTTGTCTCACAAGGCTGGGGGTCAAAACTGGTCAGTGAGCCACTGACAAACACTTCACAGCACtttgggaggagggagaagtggTGAGGGAGAGCCAGAGGGGACACTGCCACTACACAAGAGCACAGGCAATATTTGTCACTGCTTGCTTTTAATAGTGTTAATGCTACAGATGCCACCAGTGCCCTTCTGCCTGGCCCGAGTGCTTTTGCCAAGTTAAGCCTCACAACAGCCCTGTGGTAGGTGGGTGGCACAGGTGGAAACCAAGCAAGGAGCCCCAGGGCAGGATGCAGGTGCTCTGTTCCTCCCTTCTGACCtggaggtttgttttctttagccCAAATTCATTTCCACATGCTGTTGCAAAATGTCCTCTGCTCCAGGCCGACAGCAGCGAGTCAGAAAGGTGAGGGCCCTTCCTACATCCCTACTCCcaggaaaaaaccctccccCTAACACATCTGGCATTTGATTGAAGTCACCCAAGTCCTCACACACTCCAATTTCCATGGCTGAATTCCCATGCTCCAAACACCGGGCATGGCAGTTTTCTTGCTGAGAGTAAGCCTGGCTCACTGGAGGAAGCCAAGGAGCTTCAGCTGCTATGAGGGACagagatctttttctttctttcaggatGTGATCAAACACCATTCTTGGAGCACAGCAATTTCACAAGtgaaggcaggaggcagcagaacAAGCACCAACATTAGATAAAGTTTACACCTTTTCACTGAAGCACGGACAGGCTGTTCacccagaaagcagcaggaacaaGGACAGAGTGAGCACTGAATTAAAATTAGGGCTCCTTTCAGGGAGCGAGTGCTCAGCCTTCATCCCCAGCAGGGCACAACATCTGGCTCTCAGATCCCCAAGCCCAGGACAGGTAGCGTAGGCTCAGACCAAGGAgggggaaaagtaattttagaGCATTAGGGTTGAAAAGAGACCAGTGTGGGGAATCTAAGCACAGAAGGTTCTCGGGCAGCAGGTTAGATCAACCTCTTCAGGACAAGGCCAGGTGTGGAGAGAGCAGGGCAACAGGTCAGGGCCAGTTCAACAGCTTTTGTGCACCCTTTGCATGCCAAAGTCAGTCAGGCAGATGCATCACAAATGTCCTCACAGCTGACACGCAGCCCTTGGTTTCCCAGGGATCTCACCTGAAGCTCTGGCTTGTCTGTTGCAGCACAGCCACTTCAGCACTCACAAGGAAGACTGTAACAACCCATGTGTGGCCAAAAGAGAGGTGGGGGGCACAAGGCACAAACAAGTGTGAAGGAATCAGTACTGCCTGGGTCAGGCAGACAGCTTACACTGAGGCAGGTTGAGCAGGGGCCAGGgagccctcctgcctccccagagTGCCAGGGGAAGGTCTCTGCCCTGGCCCCCAGTGTAGGGAACAGGGAGGGGAGTGACCAATTCCAGAGATCAACACCTTTGCTCCAAATAGCAAAGAACCGGAGCAAGAgggcagagaaaacaaagggagCAGGCTCTGGagaaaacccaacaaataaATTTAATAGCAGTGTCCCACTTCAGAGGCTTGGGATCACCTGGCAGGGTTCTGGAGCGGGACACTGTTTACAtctgtgaagcagcagcagaaggaactGCACCAAGTTAGTTTAAACAGCAAATCCTCATTTCTTTGGGGCAAGGTCATCTTGAAGATGAAAGGAGGGTAAGATTATCCAAAGTACTGGGGCGTGTCTTCACTCCAGGCTGTCAGGAGCTCCAAGAAACAGCCTGGCCTTAGAGGGGGATCCCAGCAGATACAGGTCGCAGAGCAGAGTGCTCCTCCTAGGTCTCCCCCATCAGCTTCTGACTgcacaaaagcagctgaaggacagggcaggagctcTGGCTAGATTCAAGCTTcctgggggagcaggagccaACCCAAAGCCTCAGCCACCAGACAGCCCTGACCTGCCAATGTGTTGCCTTAACCTTAATTTAGCTCTCCTGCCTGGGACTGGGAAGTGTCTTGTCATACAAAGGACTTGCCTGGCGAAGCCCATCGGCTGAGCAGCAGtcagggctgcaggagaagcaaTGTTGCCTCCaagggacagggacagcagTTGAGAAAGTACTCTGAGGACTTGGGGACACAGCAAGCTGAGCTCCAGGCTGCTGCACTGGCACAGCCTCATCTCTTGGCACCACCACTGCTCTGCTGGGATGCTGTCTTCCAGGGGAGGTCCTGCCACAAGTCTGGCTCTGCTATCGCATCAAGCTGGGCTCAGTCCATTTGCTCTGTAGGTATGTGCATTTCTCGGCAGCTCACATACAGGGATGATGGCTGCAGGTCCCTGGTCAAGGCTTCCTCTGTCCCCTGGGCCCTCCGAGACCAAGGCTGACATGATCTGTCAGGAGTCAGCTTCTCCAACGCTGGTGACAGCCAGCCGCTCACACCAGGATGCTTCACTCTGCATGTACCCTGGAGACACTGCCTGTCTCAAGCTGTGCACATGCCAactgcctcctccctcccaacAGGTACAGCATCTGCTTGCTACTGCTCCACCAGAGCCTTCACTGCTCCCCCCAGAAACacacctccctcccccagcccagcccctcaCCACTCCTGCTAGGAGCCATTCTCCTTCTCAAGGAGATGGGCTTCTCGACGTCCACTGGGCCTGAAAGCCCCTCGCCCTCTCGGCGCTCTGGGGTAGGAACCACGCTCCTGGACCCTGGACCTCTCCCACCTCCCGCAATCCCAGGGCCTGTGGTGGCCCTGCCAGCTGGGGGCTGCTCTGTGGTCACTGCGGTTGAATGCCAggttctccttctccctgccctgggcctcagcctcctcctttGGGGTCCATCTCTCCACATCACAGTGCTCCTCTTTCAagtccactgcctctgttgcTGGTGAGGAGTCTTCGGCGCACAACTCCTTTCTTTCAGCCAAGGTGGCAGCCCTGCTTCTGTTGTGAGGCTTTGGAAACTCCTGGCTGTGCCTCCCACCAGGTCTCCGCTCAGGTCTTCGGCTGAATCCCCTGGGCCCCCTTGAGCCGTGGAGCAGATGACAGGCTTCCTCCGCTGGTTCCTGCAAGCTGCTGCATGACTGCCTGCCCTGGCCTCTGGGGCCTGGCCTTTCCCCTCTATGCCtttccctcttgctctgctgctccctgggcacAGCAGGCCTCTCAGGCTGCCTGGGTTCTGCCCTGGCCTCCAGTGCCCCAGCTGGCTCTGGAGCCAAGGCTTGGCTGGGTGGCTGGGGTGCACCCACAGCACTTGCACTCACCAGTGGCTCAGAGGCAGCAGCCCCTTGGCTTGGACTgacagcagctggaggctgaaaCAAAGAAGCCACTGGTTAAGAAAGGGAcagggcagccccacagcagatGACAGCGGGTGGTCCTGCAGTCCAGGGCCCCCCTCACCATCTCCCTGCCCCTGTTGCCGTACCGCCTGAAGGCTGATGAAGTAACGGTTCCTCTCTGCTTCAGGGTCAATGATTCCCCCTTTCTGTTGCTGTCTCTTGAAAATTAAGCGCAGTTCTTCTTGGTGTTGCAGCGTTTTGGCATCTGGCCTGTATGGCTCCTGAGTGGCAGAAAGCGAGGCAGGGTAAGGGCTCTCTCAATCTGTGGCAtgggcaggcagctggcagtGCTAAGAGCTGCTCCCCAAACCCTCCTTTGATCACACAAGGAACACTGGACACAGAGCTCATTCTCCGCTcacagaggagaagaaagctCAGGGCTATATAACTAAGCCTGCTCTTTGCAGACACATCTAGCAATCAGGAGACACCCTGCTAGGTTTTATGAACTACTGTTTGGATGGGCTGTGTAGGAGGACCTGCAAGCATGCAGTGTGTGTTCATTCATCCATTATATTGTCCCAGTTGAAGCTACCCAGCgggcacagcagggcaggggagccCCTCTCTTACcagtgggtgctgtgggggcgGTGCTGCCTTCAGAGCACAGAGATCGTAGACCAGGGTCTCCCGGCAGACAGGGCACTGCACACCAACTTCCTGTGGGGAGGCAAGAGGTGATGCCAAGCCACAGCCACGACCCAGCCCACATGCTGCCGGACAATCTCCAGCCTGGAAGTGGAATAGGGTGCCAGGGAAAGGAAGCCCAGGGGGGTTCCAGCAGCATGAAAGCAGCCTGGTGTCTCAACAACTGCTACAAAAGGTGTCTGCACCACAAGGCACACCGGTATTTGTGCTCCAGTGGCTGATTGCCATACAAACCACCTCTGTCAGCACATATGGCTCCAGTCCTCCTTAGCCTAGGATCTATTTATCTCCACTCCAAAGTGGAGCGTGTCATCCAGGCATGCCTCTTTGAAAGGGTTTTGCAGGAAGGAACCTTTGACTTGTTTCACACTCAGCTGTGCTGTTTGCTCTGTGGCTGACAACTGTGCCAACACCAGCTCAGGCAGGTTTTATCAACCCAGAATGCAGGTGATCATGTTTGTCCTGCTGCACACCCCTGCAGTTTGAGGACTAGAGAAGGAGCTCCCTTTTCTAAGTCCCATAGTTCCAGAAGTCCAAAAATGCTGCCAATTCCCCTGTCCCCTCACACAGCAGGTGCTAACCCAGAGATCCAATAAACCAACTGCTAAGGTACTAAAAACTCACAAGATAATTTTGGTTGGGAAGGGCCCTCAGAGATCACTTGGTCTATTCACTGCTCTGATTCTCAGCACGGGCACAACACTGACCATGCTGGCAGGTCAGGCTTGCCCTTGCTCCACATCCCAAAGTGGGTGACAAAGATGTCACGAGGGCCTGTGTAGGGGGCTGGTGGGAGGGGCCCAGGGCCTGGTACCTGTTTGGAGGATGGTGCCTggtgctgctctgcctcctcctgttGCGCGAGGATCTCCTCCTCCATGTGCTGGGCATAGCGGGCCAGGCAGTGGGAGTGGAAGTAGTGGTAGCACTGGGTCTTTGTGAAGGCTTCTCTCTCCTGTAGAGGAGAAAGGGCAGCTTTAAAGGGTTTCTGAGCACAGGGTTGTGTAGCCTCCCCAGCTGAGGCGGCCTTTCACTCCCTTGTCAGTGCTGGCAGTGGGGAACTAGCGCTGTTGCTGGCAGGGACACAGAACATATTCTGCTGGACTTCATCTCTACCTCCTCAGCTCTTACTGGAACACTGCTCCCTGTTCCGAGAGTGAGAAATACTCCTAATGTCAAGCTGCAAAGTTTTTATCTGCATATGTCCCTGTGTAAGCAGCAATCTTCCCACCTGATGTGTTCTTCCCAGGCAGGCACCGCCTCACCTTGCAACCAAGAAAAGGCAAActcccctgtccctgcagaCCTCAGCACCCACAGGGATGTGTTGCAGTCCCTCCTGACCACCTATGTGCTGAACTCCGGGTGAGGTGTGACCAACACAGGGAAGCTGAGACACACCAGCAACTCTCCCCAGACCCTACCCACCACCTTGGAGATGCTCCAGCATCACTCATTGTCCCTATGCCCTCTTTCTGTAGATGGCTGTCTTCAGGCTGATGGGGAGAGTAGCACATACTGCCTTAGGAAGGTCTGTGCTGAGCAGGACAACCAACAGACCAGAGGAGCAGGGGGCTGCTGAGGCACACCGCAGTTCCAGGCCAATATGCCACTTTGAGCCCCAGGCTCCCTATTCTCTTGCCCCACTTTGCAGCCAGCTCACAGGGCCAGGGGACATGTTCCTACCTGGAATCCATAGAGGCAGATCACACACTGGCCATAAGGAATATTGTTGTCAGTGAGaatctcctttcctttctgcagaagcATTAAAGCAAGCATTTTACTGCCTGGCCTGCCCACGGGTGCAGGGCTATCCCACCCCTCGGGCAGTCAGGGACCAGTGTCTGTGGATGGTCACCCCTCATCTCCTCCAGTTCTCACCTCAATCAGTTCGTAGAGCACCTCCGTCCCCAGCCTGGCTTCAGCAATGCTTCTGAGGGACTGGGAAATCctacagcaaagcagcagcaatacTTAACACAAGTCTTAGCCGCACCTTTTCACTCTCCCACATACCTGTCACCCCACCAGAAtgacaggaggaagaaatagaAGACTGGCCTTCAGGCTTTGCCTGCAGCACGGGACGGGCACATGCGCACCCACATATTCACATGCTCCTCACAAGCCAGTGCCTTTGTCCTCAGAGGATCAGAGAGCTTGCAAGAGTAGGTTTGCTTGGCTCCTTGGCTTGAGCTCACTCAGCACCCTTCAGTTTTGGTGACTCTCAGGCTTTGTTTATCTGATCGTAGCCCCTGAGCAAGTCTTGTGGGAGCCATGTTACTCCTGTGCTGCCGGCAGGTACAAGGGTGTCTCTGCACGCACTCCACTGCGCCAAGGACAGGAGCACAAAGGCAACAACAGGCTGCCTGAGGACTCGGTTCAGTCCCACCTCTGTCACAGCAGGACCAACAGCTTCAAAGGCTGACGGGATTTAGATTACAATTCAGGGGACCACAGGAGAACAACCATAAGGCAGACTTCTCAGTGTCAAACTTATCACCAGTGACTCCTATGAGATTTAACACAAGGTGATTTAGGAACCTGTATCCATCTATTAACAGGACATGGGGAGCCACTAGAATTTGAGAGAAGGCTTTTCCACCACTTCTGCCCCCCGGATCTCTGTACAAAATCAtcaccctctcccctcccttctgaCACTCACTTTTGAATTTGCTCATCTGACAGCCCCCGTGGATTCCTGATTGAGATTTCCGGAGTTTTGTTGGGATactaggggggaaaaaaaaatgtaatcacACAAAGCACGACAATggcggcagggaggggaggcgggggccGGCAGCCTACCTGGGGGGGCACGGAGAGCACCAGGGTGAAGCGGACGTACTGGGAGTCCTGGTCCTGGGCCGTGGCGGGATGCAGGGTGATACTGATCTCCCAGGGCTCCCACCTGCGGGGCAGGCCGAGGTgaggggcgccggggccgggcccgggggaATGCGGGCCGCGGTACCCTCCGGCCGCGGTACCTACCTGCCACGGCCCCGCACCACCCGCAGTTCCTCCAGGTAGATGGACTCCAGCACTTCCGCCTCCATCGGCAGCGCCCTGCGGGGACCAGGCGAAGGTGAGGCGGCGGCCCCAGGGGTGCGGGGCGCCGGGAcaggggatgtggggggggTGTTACCAGTCCGCCGCCTCTGCCTCCTCACCGACCGCCGCCATCTTTCCGCCCGCCCCGGAAGCGGAAGCGGAGGGGGGGAGCATGCGCGGAGGGGTGTATGTTGCTAGGCgacgcggcggcggcgggcccgggggcggccAGGCTgtgggggccggggccggggccggggccggggcgggggccgtCCCGCCCGAGAGGCTGCgggtcctgccctgccctgcccgggggaggCGGAGGCGGAGGTGGAGGTGGGGGTGGAGGCAGAGGGCAGGGGTGGAGCTCGTTGGGGGGCATCGGCGGACACTGTCCCTGGGCAGAGGGCGGTGGGGAGGTCCCGGCCCTTTGGGTGCGGGATGGCGGAGGgtgcagccctgcctccccagcaTGGCACAGCCCGTCTCTGTCGTGGCCCGGAGTCGGGGTTcggcgccccgcggctgccggtgccggagggcaagaggaggggagggggtgcgaGGCGCAGCTCCTGACCCGCCGCTTTGCCTCGGCAGCTCAGCGGTCGCCTTCCCGAGCGCCCGCCATGCAGAGGTACCACGTCCTGGAAATGATCGGGGAAGGCTCCTTCGGGCGCGTGTACAAGGGGCGGCGGAAACACAGCGCCCAGGTGAGGAAATAGGCGACAGGGGAGAGGGCCGGGGTCTCTGTGTCGTGCTCAGACTGACTTCTGGTGGCTCGTGGGATCCAGGGCCCTGCCAGGGCTTTAGGACTCAGCACTCTTCACTTTTCTGCTGATGTTCCTGGCCAGCTCCTGCTGGTGTGGAGTCATTCAGGTtcaagggacctcaggaggccTCCAGTCCATCCCCTGTTAAAGCAGAGTCAGCATTAAATTCAGATCCTGCAGAACCACAGGGACACAGACCCCATGGCCAGTGCTTGACTGTTCTCAGGGTGAATGGTTTTTCCTTATATCGTGTTGGGAGCTCACCTTTTTCAGTTTGTGATCCCTGTCTCATGCTCCCGCCTTACACATCTgtaaagagcctggctccatcttctcagACACCTCCTTTAGGGAATCACAAGATTACTATTTGGGTTCCCTGAGCATTTTTTCTCTAGGCTAACCAAGCCTGTTTCCCTCAGCCTCCATTGTACACCATGTGTTTTAGTGTACCCTCGCCATCCTGGTGGCATCTGCTATACCCACTCCAGCCTATCTTTCTGGGCCAAAACCAAGCCATAGCATTGCTGACGCAGTCTAACAAGCGTCAAGTTAAGGGAAATAATCACTTCCCTCAAGCTTCTGCCTGTTGGTACAGCCTAGGGTACTACTtgtgctcctcacagccggGGCACACTGCTGTCTCGTGTTTAGCTTGCTGTCTGCCGGCATCTCTAGCTCCTGTCCTGTGTTTCTGtcagttttgtgtgtgttcacTGATtacatttgtttgctttatgtGCTACCGTGCAAAGTACTGTGAGCACTAGTGTCGATGTGAAAGGGCCTGGGAGGAGCCCCAGCTTCAAGGGATCCAGTGAACAAATGTCTCATTCGGTGTGCTCAGCTGGAAAATGCTGAGTCCCATTTGGGTTAAATGCAGACTTTGCTAGGCCTGGGGGGAGCCTGGTCTGACCCCAGCTTTGCCTGCTTTGAAAGGTGGTGGCCTTGAAGTTCATCCCCAAGGTGGGGCGGTCTGAGAAGGAGCTGAAGAACCTGCAGCGGGAAATTGAGATCATGAGAGGCCTCCATCACCCCAACATCATCCAGATGCTTGACAGCTTTGAAACCGACAAGGAGGTGAGGGGGACTTTCTCAGGGCAGATGCCTTTGCTtcactggggcaggggaacAAGGGCTGGCCCCTGCTGTCACAGGGACCTCTTTCTCAGGAGGTGCTGGTGACACCCTTCCAGGGC
Proteins encoded in this window:
- the LOC104053547 gene encoding mitochondrial chaperone BCS1 isoform X2; translated protein: MIDLHTGTPWESITFTALGTNREIFFSILQEARELALQQQEGRTIMYTAMGAEWRQFGFPRRRRPLSSVVLEEGVSERLVQDVKEFIDNPKWYSERGIPYRRGYLLYGPPGCGKSSFITALAGELQYSICLLSLSDHSLSDDRLNHLLSVAPQQSIILLEDVDAAFISRDLAAENPALYQGMGRLTFSGLLNALDGVASTEARIVFMTTNYVDRLDPALVRPGRVDLKQYVGHCSHWQLARMFQRFYPEQPPAAAKRFAEQALAVSEQISAAQVQGHFMLYKMDPEGAIANIRSILL
- the LOC104053547 gene encoding mitochondrial chaperone BCS1 isoform X3; the encoded protein is MVRAGSWPEAAPGGSGGRDYRERRSAGQSGAARRCGGAAPGAERRLLPERARPGASSSWSPPACLTLWPVEREESPVASSCLSPRYRRKWIRIERNREKQMIDLHTGTPWESITFTALGTNREIFFSILQEARELALQQQEGRTIMYTAMGAEWRQFGFPRRRRPLSSVVLEEGVSERLVQDVKEFIDNPKWYSERGIPYRRGYLLYGPPGCGKSSFITALAGELQYSICLLSLSDHSLSDDRLNHLLSVAPQQSIILLEDVDAAFISRDLAAENPALYQGMGRLTFSGLLNALDGVASTEARIVFMTTNYVDRLDPALVRPGRVDLKQYVGHCSHWQLARMFQRFYPEQPPAAAKRFAEQALAVSEQISAAQVQGHFMLYKMDPEGAIANIRSILL
- the LOC104053547 gene encoding mitochondrial chaperone BCS1 isoform X1 — encoded protein: MPFLDLVLALKDNPYFGAGFGLVGVGTALALARKGAQFGLVAFRRHYMITLEVPSKDKSYHWLLNWISHHAKHTQHLSVQTSYLQHESGRVSTKFDFVPSPGNHFIWYRRKWIRIERNREKQMIDLHTGTPWESITFTALGTNREIFFSILQEARELALQQQEGRTIMYTAMGAEWRQFGFPRRRRPLSSVVLEEGVSERLVQDVKEFIDNPKWYSERGIPYRRGYLLYGPPGCGKSSFITALAGELQYSICLLSLSDHSLSDDRLNHLLSVAPQQSIILLEDVDAAFISRDLAAENPALYQGMGRLTFSGLLNALDGVASTEARIVFMTTNYVDRLDPALVRPGRVDLKQYVGHCSHWQLARMFQRFYPEQPPAAAKRFAEQALAVSEQISAAQVQGHFMLYKMDPEGAIANIRSILL